One segment of Radiobacillus kanasensis DNA contains the following:
- the holA gene encoding DNA polymerase III subunit delta has translation MTYLDTIKKIKKKQFSPVYLLHGTEAFLMEKVKKQLIKHVMPNEDRDTNISTYDLEEVSIQEVIYDVETYPFLGERKLIFANQASFLQTKPDKSGIEHNINLLQSYLSQPVDFSILVLIAPYEKLDERKKITKLLKQHSEVVTCEPVKEWDLHKWVKDIALQLNVYVDDQALPLFSQEIGTNLSMLEKELEKLALYVGENGNITKDVAQLLLSRSADTTGLQLVDAVIEKNLSKAISIYKDLEKAKEDPIALLALLASQFRTITHVKVLKQKGYSQQQMAQQLKVHPYVIKISASREASFQMDELRKILDIFAETDARIKQGKVDKQLAFEILLYQLIHIKASIA, from the coding sequence ATGACTTATTTGGATACTATCAAAAAAATAAAAAAGAAGCAATTTTCTCCGGTATATTTACTACATGGAACGGAAGCTTTCCTGATGGAGAAGGTTAAAAAGCAGCTCATCAAACATGTTATGCCGAATGAGGATCGCGATACAAATATTTCTACATATGATTTAGAAGAGGTTTCGATTCAAGAGGTCATCTACGATGTGGAAACTTACCCATTTCTTGGGGAACGAAAGCTTATATTTGCAAACCAAGCATCCTTTCTTCAAACAAAACCGGATAAATCAGGGATTGAACATAATATTAACCTCTTACAATCGTACTTAAGTCAACCGGTTGATTTCTCTATTCTCGTTCTCATCGCACCATATGAAAAGCTTGATGAGAGAAAGAAAATTACAAAGCTGTTAAAGCAACACAGTGAGGTCGTGACGTGTGAACCTGTGAAAGAATGGGATTTGCATAAGTGGGTGAAGGATATCGCCCTACAGCTTAATGTTTATGTGGATGATCAAGCATTGCCACTATTCAGTCAAGAAATTGGTACAAACCTTTCGATGTTGGAGAAGGAGCTGGAAAAACTAGCCCTTTATGTGGGGGAGAACGGGAACATTACAAAAGATGTTGCGCAGCTTCTTTTATCTCGAAGTGCTGACACAACTGGTTTGCAGTTAGTCGATGCTGTGATTGAGAAAAATTTGAGTAAGGCGATTAGCATTTATAAAGACCTCGAAAAAGCAAAAGAGGATCCTATTGCTTTACTAGCTTTATTGGCTTCTCAATTCAGAACGATTACGCATGTGAAAGTGCTTAAGCAAAAAGGGTATTCTCAGCAACAAATGGCTCAGCAGCTCAAGGTACATCCTTATGTCATCAAGATATCTGCAAGCCGTGAAGCAAGCTTTCAAATGGATGAGCTTCGTAAGATATTAGATATTTTTGCCGAGACAGATGCCCGGATCAAACAGGGGAAGGTCGATAAACAACTTGCATTTGAAATACTTTTATACCAACTCATTCATATAAAAGCATCGATTGCCTAA
- a CDS encoding YqzM family protein: MNEFEKDVQSKNHDILDSGKGFVFSFLFFMIIFFIGVVVDIIGS; encoded by the coding sequence ATGAACGAATTTGAAAAAGATGTACAGTCTAAGAATCACGATATCCTTGATTCAGGAAAAGGCTTCGTTTTCTCATTCCTTTTCTTCATGATCATATTCTTTATTGGTGTTGTCGTGGATATAATCGGATCATAA
- a CDS encoding DNA internalization-related competence protein ComEC/Rec2, which translates to MKNGVVLIKGYWHWLAFAALIAALTATFDTYSLLGIFLLWLAWVHYKHSHLRAFLVLLLLFTFVLFFWFDSTPKSSPPQTSTSSTFQGKIVSIEARKADRYTFVIEEENKQKTMITIFPENREDLRKNLSTIKYGAICRMEGKKEIPDGSRNPGQFDYRKYLEQDGIYFQVTNPVSFKCMGSSHLEYLYSVKEKWIGYIERYDSFTSAWLQALLLGDDSALPDETIELFRRWGLSHLLAISGLHVGLLIGMVYLALIKIGQVTKEKAQLGILFLLPFYAFLAGGEPSIWRASSMVILAIMLQRFHVKYPVSDIISVVFIFLLLTDATMIRNIGFQFSFLVTFSILLSKKWLESTSSLLVVLRISLIAQLCVLPLQAFHFYSFNPLSVLINVMVVPYFSFIVMPFVVVLFLLVILLPWVGILLQHLFTGLHQTVIQCLYAIDEFAYIPWVTGKLSLPFIFLLFICFIFMMQAQLRKSHNRAFLCGCIFVLLLVIHSMLPYLNPKGTLTMLDIGQGDCFVLELPYRQGVIIIDAAGKRTITNEVTDQTFTQVIRPFLQAKGIRTIDAIIISHNDLDHVGSVPFLLQHFNVKSIWTSPFFELEPALKNGLQKQKIQVKSVEKGEVFYIQGQSFYTFHPDKDLGEKNRNSLVLFFELGGLDWLFTGDIGVEEEKKITTDYSDLHVDILKVAHHGSKTSTSEQLLQRTKPKMALISVGQDNRYGHPNQDVIQRLKKYDVSIMRTDLNGAIMYEFKKEEGTFFKYIP; encoded by the coding sequence TTGAAAAATGGGGTGGTCCTAATAAAAGGCTATTGGCATTGGCTAGCTTTTGCAGCATTAATCGCTGCACTAACGGCCACCTTTGATACGTATAGTTTGTTAGGTATCTTTTTATTGTGGCTAGCTTGGGTTCACTATAAGCATAGCCATTTACGTGCTTTTTTGGTCCTATTACTTCTATTTACATTTGTGCTGTTTTTCTGGTTCGACTCTACTCCGAAATCTTCTCCACCACAAACATCTACTTCGTCCACATTCCAGGGCAAAATTGTTTCGATCGAAGCCCGTAAAGCCGATCGTTATACGTTTGTTATCGAAGAAGAAAACAAGCAGAAGACGATGATTACGATCTTTCCGGAAAATCGAGAGGATCTTCGTAAGAACTTATCTACTATTAAGTATGGGGCCATATGTAGGATGGAAGGAAAGAAAGAAATTCCGGATGGTAGTAGAAATCCTGGTCAATTTGATTATCGGAAATATTTAGAACAAGATGGTATTTACTTTCAAGTAACAAATCCGGTCTCTTTTAAATGTATGGGATCAAGTCACCTCGAATATCTCTATTCAGTGAAAGAAAAATGGATCGGGTATATAGAACGGTATGATTCATTTACAAGCGCTTGGTTACAAGCACTATTGCTGGGAGATGACAGTGCTTTACCAGATGAAACCATAGAGCTATTCCGGCGTTGGGGTCTGTCTCATTTATTAGCTATTTCAGGGCTTCATGTTGGTTTATTAATTGGAATGGTCTACCTTGCTCTTATAAAGATTGGACAAGTAACGAAAGAAAAGGCTCAATTAGGCATTCTTTTCTTATTGCCTTTCTATGCTTTTCTTGCAGGAGGGGAACCTTCAATCTGGCGAGCTTCGTCTATGGTGATTTTGGCCATTATGCTACAGCGTTTTCACGTAAAGTATCCTGTGTCAGATATTATAAGTGTGGTTTTTATTTTTCTTCTCCTTACAGATGCTACGATGATTCGCAACATTGGTTTCCAATTTTCTTTTCTAGTGACCTTTAGTATCCTCTTATCAAAAAAGTGGTTAGAAAGTACTTCTTCCTTGCTTGTCGTCCTCCGAATTAGTTTGATCGCACAGCTATGTGTCCTTCCATTACAGGCTTTTCATTTTTACTCCTTTAATCCACTATCGGTACTCATCAATGTTATGGTTGTTCCTTATTTTTCATTTATCGTCATGCCATTTGTTGTTGTATTATTTCTTCTTGTTATTCTGTTACCGTGGGTTGGAATATTACTACAGCACTTATTCACGGGACTCCATCAAACGGTTATCCAATGCCTCTATGCTATAGACGAGTTTGCTTACATACCATGGGTAACCGGAAAGCTTTCTCTTCCATTCATCTTCCTTCTTTTTATTTGCTTCATTTTTATGATGCAGGCTCAATTACGAAAATCTCATAACAGAGCATTCCTCTGTGGGTGTATCTTCGTCCTTCTTCTTGTCATCCATTCTATGCTTCCTTATTTGAATCCAAAAGGCACGTTAACCATGTTAGACATTGGGCAAGGGGATTGCTTTGTGTTAGAACTTCCATATCGACAAGGTGTAATCATAATCGACGCGGCGGGGAAGAGGACCATCACGAATGAAGTAACTGACCAAACTTTTACTCAAGTGATTCGTCCTTTTCTACAGGCAAAGGGCATTCGAACCATTGATGCAATTATCATAAGCCATAATGACCTAGATCATGTTGGGAGTGTTCCATTTCTCCTGCAGCATTTCAACGTTAAATCAATTTGGACAAGTCCCTTTTTTGAACTAGAACCTGCACTAAAAAATGGGCTCCAAAAACAAAAAATTCAGGTTAAAAGTGTGGAAAAAGGGGAAGTGTTTTATATACAAGGGCAATCCTTTTATACGTTCCATCCAGACAAAGACCTTGGTGAAAAAAACCGGAACTCCTTAGTACTGTTTTTTGAATTAGGTGGTTTAGATTGGTTATTTACCGGGGATATAGGGGTGGAGGAAGAAAAAAAGATTACAACAGACTATTCAGATTTGCATGTCGATATTTTAAAGGTTGCTCATCATGGAAGTAAGACATCGACATCTGAGCAGTTATTACAAAGAACGAAACCAAAAATGGCTTTGATTTCCGTTGGGCAGGATAACCGCTATGGTCATCCAAATCAAGATGTTATACAGCGTTTAAAGAAGTATGACGTTTCAATCATGAGAACGGACCTAAATGGAGCCATCATGTACGAATTTAAAAAAGAAGAAGGAACATTTTTTAAGTATATTCCATAG
- a CDS encoding ComE operon protein 2: MERISWDQYFMSQSHLLALRSTCQRLMVGATVVRDKRIIAGGYNGSVSGGIHCSDEGCYVIDGHCVRTIHAEINALLQCAKFGVPTEGAEIYVTHFPCLHCCKSIIQSGIKAVYYAEDYKNHPYAIELFRDADIQVEKVPLEQVSIQLK, encoded by the coding sequence ATGGAACGGATATCTTGGGATCAATATTTTATGTCACAAAGTCATCTCTTAGCGTTAAGAAGTACTTGTCAGCGCTTAATGGTTGGAGCAACTGTTGTAAGAGATAAACGTATTATTGCAGGAGGTTACAATGGCAGTGTATCAGGAGGTATTCATTGTTCGGATGAAGGATGTTATGTAATCGACGGGCATTGTGTCCGTACCATTCATGCGGAAATAAACGCCCTTTTACAGTGTGCTAAGTTTGGAGTTCCAACAGAGGGTGCAGAGATTTATGTTACACATTTTCCTTGCTTACATTGCTGTAAATCGATTATCCAAAGTGGAATAAAAGCTGTGTATTATGCAGAGGATTATAAAAATCATCCTTATGCCATTGAGCTATTTCGTGATGCTGACATCCAAGTAGAAAAAGTGCCTCTGGAGCAAGTATCTATACAGCTGAAATAA
- a CDS encoding helix-hairpin-helix domain-containing protein, translating to MVWIKNNWIICVLLLIGAGFVFIQWIHPAQEQKQQGFTIEDAEKQEEQLKEAKESGIKSPVALVDVKGEVNKPGVYEVTTEVRVGEVIEQAGGFTENANQLAVNLAQRIQDEMVILVPKKGEESPTGGSISVQSNKISINSANQSELEELNGIGEKKALAIIEYREEHGNFQSKEDILQVPGIGEKTLANFENQLRVP from the coding sequence TTGGTTTGGATAAAGAACAATTGGATCATTTGTGTCCTCTTACTTATAGGAGCAGGATTTGTTTTTATTCAATGGATACACCCAGCTCAGGAGCAAAAGCAACAAGGCTTTACGATAGAAGATGCAGAGAAACAAGAGGAGCAACTTAAGGAAGCGAAAGAGAGTGGGATAAAATCACCTGTAGCCCTTGTCGATGTAAAAGGAGAAGTGAACAAGCCTGGAGTTTATGAAGTTACAACTGAGGTCCGAGTAGGAGAGGTTATTGAACAAGCTGGTGGTTTTACAGAAAACGCGAATCAGCTTGCTGTTAATTTGGCACAACGTATTCAAGACGAGATGGTTATTCTTGTACCAAAAAAAGGTGAAGAGAGTCCAACAGGAGGGAGTATCTCTGTTCAAAGTAACAAGATATCTATCAATAGTGCAAACCAATCAGAATTAGAAGAGTTGAATGGGATTGGAGAAAAGAAAGCATTAGCCATTATTGAATATCGGGAAGAGCACGGAAATTTTCAATCTAAGGAAGATATTTTGCAGGTTCCTGGAATTGGGGAAAAGACGTTAGCTAACTTTGAAAATCAGTTGCGAGTTCCTTAA
- the comER gene encoding late competence protein ComER, with the protein MKWGVIGTGNMGSILINSWMSSNVVQEDHLYIHNRTLQKAYDIQKTYPDIHVSEQVEDLIDEVDIVFVCVKPLEIHPLLSKTKEHWREDQCLVSITSPFSVEKLESLVPCQVARMIPSITNRALSGITLLTFGESMSKERKGYLEQSSKIYSTPFYIEDDITRISSDIVSCGPAFFGYLAEQFIESAVAETKIDKQTATDLTEKMFVGFGKLLEDGHFTLPELIQKVCVKGGVTGEGIKAMDNELGDLFHVLIRSTHAKYDEDVSKISEQLQIRD; encoded by the coding sequence ATGAAATGGGGAGTAATAGGAACAGGTAACATGGGGAGCATTCTCATTAATAGCTGGATGTCCTCCAATGTCGTGCAAGAAGATCATTTGTACATCCATAATCGAACTTTACAAAAGGCATATGATATTCAAAAAACATATCCTGACATTCATGTTTCAGAGCAAGTCGAGGATTTAATTGATGAAGTAGATATTGTATTTGTTTGTGTAAAACCACTAGAAATTCATCCATTACTTAGCAAAACAAAAGAGCATTGGCGAGAGGATCAATGCTTAGTTTCGATTACAAGTCCTTTTTCTGTAGAGAAACTTGAATCCTTAGTTCCATGCCAAGTAGCCAGAATGATACCGAGTATTACGAATCGTGCTTTATCTGGAATTACGCTATTAACTTTTGGAGAAAGCATGTCTAAAGAAAGGAAAGGTTATTTGGAACAAAGCAGTAAAATATACTCTACACCATTCTATATTGAAGACGATATCACGCGTATTTCATCCGATATCGTTTCCTGCGGTCCTGCTTTTTTTGGTTATTTGGCAGAACAGTTTATTGAATCAGCTGTAGCCGAAACCAAAATAGACAAACAAACAGCAACAGACCTAACAGAAAAAATGTTTGTAGGTTTTGGGAAGCTTTTAGAAGATGGTCATTTCACCCTACCTGAGCTTATTCAAAAAGTATGTGTGAAGGGCGGAGTGACCGGTGAAGGGATCAAAGCTATGGACAACGAGCTTGGGGATCTATTCCATGTATTGATAAGAAGCACCCATGCCAAGTACGATGAGGATGTCTCCAAAATAAGTGAGCAGTTGCAAATAAGGGACTAA
- a CDS encoding class I SAM-dependent DNA methyltransferase, translating into MSYQNMAKVYDVLMKDAPYEKWTELALQWMEKQSNQPCRILDLGCGTGPITRRLASHGHQLIGVDYSDEMLAQARYQAENEKLHIQWIQQDIRYLSGIKDQDLAISFCDVMNYITSAVDVATVFDQVHGSLKEGGLFIFDVHSIDHVENDLRNQIFSEVYEDVSYIWMCESGEAVGEVFHELTFFLQEEESGLYSRFDESHHQRTYSEKSYREWLKLAGFEVVSVFGDFDSQATNISSAERIFFVCKKVRKS; encoded by the coding sequence ATGTCCTATCAAAACATGGCGAAGGTGTATGATGTTTTGATGAAGGATGCACCTTACGAAAAGTGGACAGAGCTGGCATTGCAATGGATGGAAAAGCAATCCAACCAACCCTGTCGTATATTAGATTTGGGTTGTGGAACGGGTCCTATAACACGCCGATTAGCTAGTCATGGACATCAACTAATCGGCGTTGACTACTCCGATGAAATGCTTGCACAGGCAAGATACCAAGCGGAGAACGAAAAATTACATATTCAGTGGATTCAGCAAGATATTCGTTATTTAAGTGGTATAAAGGATCAAGATCTGGCGATAAGCTTTTGTGATGTAATGAACTACATTACCTCTGCAGTTGACGTAGCTACCGTGTTTGATCAAGTACACGGTTCGTTAAAAGAGGGCGGTTTATTTATATTTGATGTTCACTCCATCGATCACGTTGAAAACGATTTAAGGAATCAGATTTTTTCTGAAGTCTATGAGGACGTCAGCTATATTTGGATGTGTGAATCAGGAGAGGCTGTGGGGGAGGTATTTCATGAACTAACCTTCTTTTTACAGGAAGAGGAGTCTGGACTCTACAGTCGTTTTGATGAATCTCACCATCAACGTACTTATTCCGAAAAAAGTTATCGCGAGTGGTTAAAGCTAGCTGGTTTTGAAGTGGTTTCCGTTTTTGGGGACTTTGATTCACAAGCTACGAACATTTCCTCGGCTGAAAGAATATTTTTTGTATGTAAAAAAGTTCGAAAAAGCTAA
- the rsfS gene encoding ribosome silencing factor produces MNSKDLVNLAAKACDDKRAEDIVILDMENVSLIADYFLICDGSSERQVQAIAREIKEQAEEAGTEVKRMEGFDQARWVLVDLGDVVCHVFHREERNYYNLERLWGDAPLVETEFSHGG; encoded by the coding sequence ATGAATAGTAAAGACCTAGTAAACTTAGCAGCAAAAGCTTGTGATGATAAGCGAGCCGAAGATATTGTTATTTTGGACATGGAAAATGTCTCTCTAATCGCCGACTATTTCTTAATCTGTGATGGGAGTAGTGAGAGACAAGTACAAGCAATAGCCCGAGAAATTAAAGAGCAAGCTGAAGAAGCTGGTACAGAAGTAAAAAGAATGGAAGGATTCGATCAAGCAAGGTGGGTATTAGTGGACCTTGGAGATGTTGTTTGTCACGTCTTCCATCGTGAAGAGCGAAATTATTATAATCTGGAAAGACTATGGGGAGACGCACCACTTGTGGAAACGGAATTCTCCCACGGAGGATAA